The following proteins are co-located in the Silene latifolia isolate original U9 population chromosome 1, ASM4854445v1, whole genome shotgun sequence genome:
- the LOC141586956 gene encoding uncharacterized protein LOC141586956, giving the protein MGFKCMSEETRTEVDIYLLQKSNDGQLDRGAIKEAANRFNVSVRTISNIWRLAKKPRLVGEKLDVKSGRIGNKNRKRILPNIEHIKSLDKSLRDTMIRVSENCGVSVGTVHSWVKEGLIKRHSSPLHPKLSELHKDQRLLYSLKSLVVKQVLEEFLDLNNVPVTEIIFNEMSNVIHMDEKWFYITEDNETVYVVEGEELPHRCCQSKSSKRSSENRPRGTLETKPIESITKQVIKDCLIHQVIPAIKSVWPEGLSKHIYIQQDNARPHIKNDDPDFMAAENSDGFNIELVFQPPNSPDLNVNDLGYFKALQSLQKKKAAKTVDDLVNEVMQAFIDYSPSKLNNIFLSLQAVMIEMMKCKGHNNFSLPHMGKGHLAVIGMLPRNLIVNEVLVRQCIEHMQGLGKTEGLEYIMTELGYNVEAIVDQLNGM; this is encoded by the exons ATGGGGTTCAAGTGCATGTCTGAAGAAACGAGAACTGAAGTCGACATCTACTTGCTTCAAAAATCAAATGACGGGCAGCTTGATCGTGGTGCAATCAAAGAGGCAGCAAACAGATTCAATGTAAGTGTAAGGACCATATCAAACATATGGAGACTTGCAAAAAAACCAAGGTTAGTAGGTGAAAAATTAGATGTCAAGAGTGGTAGGATAGGCAACAAAAATAGAAAAAGGATTTTACCAAACATTGAACATATAAAATCACTTGATAAATCACTAAGGGACACAATGATCAGAGTTTCTGAAAATTGTGGAGTTTCAGTTGGAACGGTCCATTCATGGGTGAAAGAAGGTTTAATTAAACGTCATTCAAGCCCATTACATCCTAAACTCAGTGAGTTACACAAGGATCAAAGGCTACTTTATTCATTAAAGTCATTGGTTGTTAAACAAGTTCTTGAAGAGTTCTTAGATCTCAATAATGTTCCAGTGACTGAAATAATTTTTAATGAAATGAGCAACGTAATACACATGGATGAGAAGTGGTTCTATATTACGGAAGACAATGAAACAGTGTACGTAGTTGAGGGGGAGGAGCTGCCTCATAGATGCTGTCAATCAAAGAG TTCCAAGAGGTCAAGCGAAAATAGGCCAAGGGGTACATTAGAGACTAAGCCTATTGAGTCCATCACAAAACAAGTAATCAAGGATTGTCTAATTCATCAAGTAATTCCAGCAATTAAGAGTGTTTGGCCAGAAGGTCTTAGCAAGCATATTTACATACAACAAGACAATGCTAGACCACACATCAAGAATGATGATCCTGATTTTATGGCAGCAGAAAATTCAGATGGATTTAATATTGAGTTAGTATTTCAGCCCCCTAACTCACCAGACCTAAACGTTAATGACCTTGGGTATTTCAAGGCACTACAATCATTACAAAAAAAGAAGGCAGCAAAGACAGTGGACGACCTAGTGAATGAAGTAATGCAAGCATTTATCGATTACAGTCCAAGCAAACTCAACAACATTTTCTTATCATTACAAGCAGTTATGATAGAGATGATGAAGTGTAAGGGTCATAACAATTTTTCACTCCCTCATATGGGGAAGGGTCATCTAGCTGTTATTGGCATGTTGCCAAGGAATCTAATAGTCAATGAAGTTTTAGTAAGGCAATGCATTGAACATATGCAGGGTTTAGGTAAAACTGAAGGTTTAGAATACATAATGACTGAACTAGGATATAATGTTGAAGCTATAGTAGATCAGTTAAATGGAATGTAA